From the genome of Gammaproteobacteria bacterium:
ACGAAGAGGTGCTGCATATGCTGGCGGAGATCGGTGACAGCAACAACATTCCCAAATACATCGCCCGCGCCAAGGACAAGAACGACCCGTTCCGTCTGATGGGCTTCGGCCACCGCGTATACAAGAATCATGACCCGCGCGCCCGCCTCATTCGCGCCATGTGCCACGAGGTACTCAACAAACTGGGCAATCAAAACGATCCGCTGTTCGAGCTGGCACTGAAACTCGAAGAAGTCGCCCTCAAGGATGATTACTTCATCGAGCGCAAACTCTATCCGAACGTGGATTTCTATTCGGGGATCATCTATAAAGCACTCGGCATCCCCACCAACATGTTCACCGTAATGTTCGCCATTGCCCGTACTGTGGGCTGGGTAGCACAATGGATGGAAATGATCGCCGACCCGGATCAGCGCATTGGCCGGCCACGGCAGGTCTATGACGGGGCGGGACGGCGGGATTATGTGGAGATAAAGGACAGGTAGCGATAATCTCACGGACCTTGATAATTTGTAACTATTCAGTATACCCCTGACATCGAGCTCCCCCCTTTGAAAAGGGGGGCAGGGGGGATTTCCTCCCAACAATGGCAATAATGTCAGGGGGTTATGGATGCCGGATGAATAAAATCCCCCTTGATCCCCCTTTTTCAAAGGGGGAGACCAATGATGCTGAATAGTTACTTTTTGTCTTGACTTTTTTTGCGGACGGTGCATGATAAATATCATTGCGCCATAATCCCACAAGAAGGAAATGGGCATGCACTGGGGGTCTGAATATCTTGCCTTCCCTTCCGGAAGCTCCCGGCTTCGCGCCGGAGTCTGCTTCTGGGCGCCTGTGCGCGACCCCTCGTTTCGCTACAACTATCCTTGCACCATGGGCAGACTTCACTGCCCCGAGAACCTGTTCATGTAACCCCAACCCATTAGCCAATCAGGGAAGATAGAGCAATGAAAAAGAATGCCCGTAGCGCCCAGATCTCCGTCCGCTCACCGCGCCACATCAACGCCATCCTCAAACCCCTCACCGTCGCGCTGATCGCCATCGGCTGCATCAGCCCGGCCTTGGCCGTCAACCAAACCTGGTTCGGCGGCACCGGCGACTGGGGTGACAGCAACAAGTGGTCGCCAGCAGGGGTGCCCGGCGCGGGTGATCTGGCCATCATCAATGCTGGAACCTCGACGCTCTCTTTTGCTGCGGTGGTCAATGGGCTTGCGCTTGGTGGCGGCACGCTGACGGGCACCGGTAATCTGACGTTATCCGGTGGCTCCATCTGGACGGCTGGTACGCAGGGCGGCACCGGCACCACCCAGTTCAACGGCAATCTCAACATCAGTGGTGACAACAACAAGTTCATCGGCGGTGGCCGGGTGATTAACACGGCCGGTACCACCACCTGGGACGGCAACACGGGCGGTAACAATAACTACAACCGTATTCTCAACAGCGGCAGCGGCGGCACGATCAATAACACCGGCACCTGGAACGACTCCAATGCCTTCGCTACCTATATCGACGGCGGCATCGCCTTCAACAATGTCGGCACCTACAACAAGCAGGGCAACACCGTCACCACCCTCGCTGGCGCTTTTAACAATAGCGCGACCAGCACCGTCAATGTCAATGCCGGTACGCTCAGCATCGCCAGCAACTTCGCCAACGCCGGCATAATCAACGTCGACGCGGGCGCCATCTTCCAGGTGAGCGCTACGAACTTTGCCAACACAGCGACCGGCGTGATCGGCGGTAACGGTACGGTGGCGACCCCGACGTCCGGCCTGAGCAACAGCGGTGACATCGACCCTGGCAACTCCATTGGACATCTCACCATTGACGGCGATCTGAGGCAGACTTCGACCGGCGTGCTGAACTTCGAACTGACCAGCCTGACCAGCTTCGATCTGCTGACGATAACAGACGATGTGACCTTGGGCGGTGAAATCGCGGTGTGGAACCTGGGCTACACGCCGATCATCGGCGATCAGAAGTGTCCGGTAATTTAATTGAATAGATTCAATTGGTTATTGTCTTTCTGCATGCTCATTTGCGTCTCCGCATTTTTAAGTAATTGATCGAGTGGCGTTTTCTCGAAAAGAGTCAGGCTCAAAATCTGTAGGATTGTGTAAAGCGAAGCCTCGGTATTGAGCCGCTTTTTCACGATGGCGACCACGACGTAAACCGCGATGGCGATCCATATTTGCGTCTTGACTGCATTCTCGGTGGTGCCATAGAACCGCTTGATTCGAAGATGCTGTTTGATCCACTTGAAGAATAGCTCGACCTGCCAGCGGCAACGATAAAGCTGAGCGATGGTCAGCGCAGGCAGGTCGAAGTTGTTGGTCAGAAAGACCAGAAACCTGTCGTGTTCGGCATCGTAGAACTTGATGCGTCGCAGGTGCTGCGGGTAATCCTTGCTGGCCTTGCGAGCAGTCAATGCAATGGTCTGGTCGCAGCGCAGTCCAGTGGACTTGTCCACGGTGCGAGAGTAGACGCGACGAAAGAGCAGATTGGATTTGCCACGGATGACAAAGAACGCCTGTGCTTGATGCAGGGTGAACCAGCGAGCGAAGTCGGTGAAGCCACGATCCATGATGTAAAAGCTGCCGGCTTCGGGTATCAGGATATCGAGCACATTGACCTCGTGCATCTTGCCATCGCTGATGTGGATGAAGGTTGGAATGTTGCCGCGCAGGTCGAGCAGCGTATGCATCTTGACGGCAGCTTTGGTGGAGCGGAAGCGTGCCCACGGAAAGACGCTCAAGCACAGGTCGATGGTCGTGGTATCGAGTGCGTAGACCGTCTGTTCCAGTTCGACCGCAAAGCTGTCGCTGGCGTAAAGCTTTCTGGCGGTCTGGATTAAGCTCATCGCGAAATCCGCGTAGATGCGACGGTCGCGTTGCTCGTTGGCATCGGCCAGCGTGCTCTTGGCGATGTTGCCTCGTATGCCCAAGTGATAGAGCTTGGCTTGGTGGGCGCGCAGACAGGTTTCGATGTCGCGCAGGCTTTCGCGGTAAGTCAGCTGCGCGAACGCCATGCAGAGAAATTGATCGAGATGCGAAAAAGTCTTGGTGGGATATTTGGAAGGGTAGCGCTGCACGCAGCGACGGAATGTGTGAAGGGGCAAATGCTCCATGAGTTGTGCGAACACCAACTGGCCTGAATACATGACGGAAACTCCTGGGGGGAAAGCCCCAGTTT
Proteins encoded in this window:
- a CDS encoding IS4 family transposase, giving the protein MYSGQLVFAQLMEHLPLHTFRRCVQRYPSKYPTKTFSHLDQFLCMAFAQLTYRESLRDIETCLRAHQAKLYHLGIRGNIAKSTLADANEQRDRRIYADFAMSLIQTARKLYASDSFAVELEQTVYALDTTTIDLCLSVFPWARFRSTKAAVKMHTLLDLRGNIPTFIHISDGKMHEVNVLDILIPEAGSFYIMDRGFTDFARWFTLHQAQAFFVIRGKSNLLFRRVYSRTVDKSTGLRCDQTIALTARKASKDYPQHLRRIKFYDAEHDRFLVFLTNNFDLPALTIAQLYRCRWQVELFFKWIKQHLRIKRFYGTTENAVKTQIWIAIAVYVVVAIVKKRLNTEASLYTILQILSLTLFEKTPLDQLLKNAETQMSMQKDNNQLNLFN